The DNA sequence ACACTCCTTTACTATGAATGAGCCTTTTCATTGTGACACAGCAAGCGAAATGAAGGGCAGTGGTCAATTAAAATGggacaatatacaatattatcacgatagaAGGCACCCTCAATaagttggtcatggtgaattttgtatcattttgtaTCACTGTTATAATTGTGAATGGAGAAAATGATTAATATCGCTATTACTGGCCTTTAAATTCTGCTAAACTCACGAAGTGTTTCAACGGGGAAActgcatctttccagtcattccagGAATTCACAATGTTTAACTATctaatttaaaggtccagtgtgtaagcatgagtgacatctactggtgagattTGGGAGAAATACTCTATCCTGAACCCGACTTTAGCAAAGCAAATCAGTATTCTATGGTGGCCTTGACATACCAaaaaggatgtcattcttcatttCTGTAGTAAGCCTCTGCTTCATATCAACAAACGGACaaactctggctggtttgtccgtTACAGCTACTATAGAAACAAGATTGCGGCCTTTGTAAAGCAAGGAGCTACATGTTACAAAACACTGAACAATTTTATTTGAACCCTTCTGATACCATCCTGTCACCATCCTGTCATCAccaacaggatttggcatgtgtacttctcattactgtaaGTCCTAGACTGTTTgagatatctagaaaattcaaaaactatggactggacCCTCAGGACTTCCTCAGAACAATCGTCCAACCACAAACAAGATTCACCAGtgcacacgtttgtgacgtcagcttctcagtaccatattcttaaacggttgaataactgccaaatATTGAAAGTGGAAGTTATTTTGGTAAAaggagcagaagcactcacttattacacattttctgacaatatTACAGCcataaaaatcaaaataaatccaggcggcctgattatcaCGATGGTCATTAGAGGGTTAAAGCaattataaatgtgtttgatggtgttgtttcaCCCTAACCCTCCCAAATAGGACAGACAAGACCTTTAAGATTATTGTCTTCACAATTCAATATATATCCATTCCTTAGTGACATTTTCCAAAGTCTTTGGTAACATACACAATATATTTTGTACCAAGAGTAACATGAGTTCATGTTTCTTCTGCATATCTATAAGCTTTCAAAAGGATGTGCACCAGTACACCAGTGTGTTTCCCGTGTTCAGTAGCTGCGCCTCATTATTAAATTATAAATGCTTGTGCCCGTGAAGTGTCCTCTCTCTGATCATGAGCTAGTCCCCTCTGATCCCCTCTGAAGAACTCATGTGTAATCATCTTTAAAGGGAGATGAAAGCATAAAGCTGATTGTTCTGTCCACACAGCCAAACACGtgactgtgtttacatggaTAAGCCCAGTATATACACCTGATTCTAACTAAGACAAGGTTTTAACAATCCTCAAAGATGCTCTAAATAGgtcatcagtcaaaaacatgctcaaataaaaacaaatgaaaaatacacaCCATTAGTCTGTAGTCACACACTTAATCCCAGAAACATAATGAGGCAAAAGCAgagttttaaatatacattattcaAGATTACAAGCCAGTCTTGAGAGGTAGGTTTTGGGTGGTGGCTGCAGTGATGTCATGCACATGGATGGAAATGGACACCAGTTATTTGACTATTGACGCTATTACGTTATAATCCACTTACACAAGTTGCCAATAGAAGATCCCATTCATATTCTGGTTTAGTGTCAACTGATAATGACTCAGTGACTCATGTCTATATTACATCCACTGCTGTGCTAACTCACAAGAGGATATTATCATCTGGTTACGTTGTATACATAATTAATGCAAAGAATATGTTGTTACGCCTGAATCTGGTCTTTAAAGGAAGTGGTGTTGCTCAGTGggtgacataaacacacactgttgctGTGTGATTATTGTTTGTCTGTACGAGTGATTTGTatttgctctctgtgtgtttttatgtgcacaAGTGAAGTATCTATGTTATCTTTAgatgttttctgtctgtatttTTTCTGTATTGGTCTGACATAAATTTCCTCCAAGGCAATAAAGTTTAtcttgtcagaaaatgtttgtaaCATAAATGGCTGTGTCTAATTCAGTCTATTATCTGAACCAGGATAAAATCTATAAATCTATGCTGTCCATGTAAACCTAGTCTACAATTaagagaccaaaaaaaaatgtattttgattctgatctgtttgttttaacatgAGTTTTTATGACTCTACATCCACTGAAGTATAAACTTGCAAAAAGAAGATGTAATCTGGTCAAATCGTGTCTCAAGATATTCCTTAAATTGGTAGTGTATTACTCCGACTGTTGTTTTAATCTGGTTGATATCCCTGGCAGAGCTGCTCTAGTGTTTGGATGGCAGAGAAACCTGCAAGAGTATTTAACTGTAATCTCCTGGATTTCTTTTGtctaaaataattgaattaaaacaATTGAATTTCCAACTGTGATATTTTTGTCTTCTCAGGAATCTCTGCGTAAGATCACCCACACACTGGCCATGAAGAATGACGAGATTTCAAATTTCATCTGTACCCTCAAACAGAGCCTCGACAACCTGGAGGTACAGATgcacacatggaaaaaaaatcaatattttctttatttcggGGAAAAAGGTGagtttcttttaattttttttactttgtcaccAGGCAAACTCTAGCCGAGTGCAGGATGACATGCAGTCGGAGTTCACTTCCCTCCACACGGTTCTGGACGAGATGAAGGAAAAGATGCTGACACGCATCAAACAGGAGAGAGCCAGTCGCACCTATGAGCTGCAGGTACCTACTGCTGTGTATTTCAGTATGAATATAGGCAGTCACAGATTTGAATCTGAACTACTCAAGCTGTGGCTGATTATTGCTCTTTATCATTTActgctgcaactaacaattgctaaaaatggcagaaaatgttgatcatcgATTTGAATCGTTGCAGccttattatcatttattatcacTGATTTTAAAACTCTGTTACTAAAtggctgtttgttttgtatGCTCCTCGTCATAGCATTCATTGAGAATAATGAGCTGTGTTGACCCTTCTGAGGTCAAAATACTTTCAATACTTTCTCTCCTTGATCTTTGGCACATGCTCAAATGATGCAGCTAACTCCAAACAAACCCTGTGCAGAGAACATATTTCCATTATACTGTAGAGGAACTGGAGAGAGTTTGCAGATGTTTAACTGGGACTTGAATGTTTTGTGCAGAGTCAGCTGGGCGCCTGCTCCAAAGCCCTGGAGAGttcagaggagctgctggagttTGCCAATCAGACGCTCTGCTCCTCTGAGACAGACGGTTTCACTCAGGTAAGTGACCAACTCCTCTGCTCCTGCTACTGCTGTTGTGATGCTGCTCCTGCACTGCTCTCTGTTAATTACTGCATTTTTAATGAGTGATGATAAACATCAGTGTCCACATATACAATTTTAATCTGTCCTCTTTGTGTCGTCATACTACCAGttgtttttaacacacacagCTACCTGCAACCTTTTTTGTGTCCAGTGATGATGGGACTCAGATTTCTCTTTGCTCCGTAtctcctttctctttttcctttccctctctgctcctcctccaggcGGCCAAAGACATTAAGGATAGGTATAGTACTCAGCCATCCTTTGCTCCCCCTTTGTCATAGCCTCCTGTAACCAATGAGCTATCTCATTGTATAGCATGCATGCATTCAAATAGCCACCGCACCCATTCTGTAGAGCACTATGGACAGACTTTCCACACAAGtccattttgtcttttgtttcccCACTGTCTTCCATCTGCTGTCCGCTCTTCCCTGGATGAAAGCTGCTCCATTTGTAGCGCTGCCTCCTTAGTGTTGATGAGGGTGATGAGTTCAGTCATAGTAGCAGAAGTCTAGCTAGTGGCTACATCCACATTACTCCTTATTTAAACGTAGATCAGTTCTGCCTGGGAGTCACCTGTCGTGCCCAGTGATTAAGAATACTGAAAACGGAAGCTTAAACGCTTTGTTTTCATTAGAAAAGTGTGGGGCTTAATTTAGTCTGGGCAGtacattccattttttttttacattaaatccaTATCTTTCTTATACtaatattgaagaaaattataTTCTGATtcataatattgttattgtattattgcccagccctactgGACCAACACAAATGTAGACCTTTAGTTGCCCACATTCAGTTCCTCATCGACAATCAGCTTTGAATGAAAAGCTCAATTTCACCTCGTCTAATAAAAGGAAATGCTTGTTCTTACTTTAcgtcagtgttgtttttcttcagttgtATTTTTCGGATACTAAGCAACTGCACAGGAgagaatcagcttcctgtttacatcagCATGCACATGCCTGGTTTACCTGAATGGCTGTATGATGTGCATTTATTAGGCGGGTTTACTTTGATTTGATGTCATTCTGAAATGAAAAGGtagtagtgtggatgtagccttagTGATGAGCACTAGAACCACCAGTTTTCTCCCCCTGCCTCAGATTCAGTTGAATAATTCACCACGCTTGTTTCTAcctcgtgtgtttgtgtctctctctctctctctgtctgtgcatcTCTTTGTCTGCAGTGTGACAATGGCTCCAGCCTTTCGCCTCTCCCTGAAGGCTAAAGCCAGTGACAACATGAGTCACTTGATGGTGGATTTCAGCCAGGAGAGGGAGATGTTGCAGGGACTCAAGTTTCTGCCAGGTCTGCTCCACTTCTACTGCACAGACACGGATAGAAATTGAATAATTTCTCACAGTGTGACGCAAATTAACACCAGAACTGTGCTTGTTATTTActgggatatatatatatatatatatatatattttttttatttttttttaaagttttaataatccccttagggaaagtattcctctgcattttgacccatccttgaattaggagcagtgggctgccacactgagtagcgctcggggagcattgggggttgggtaccttgctcaggggtaccccagccctttttggccgggtggggatttgaaccggcgaccctccggggtcaagttccctttccacttggccacgggctgcccctatatatatatatatatacacatgacgGCTGAAGATGCAACTTGAACGCATACATTTCTCTGCAAAACTTAACCTATGATTTCAGAAAGTGAAGTGTGGTAATAGTTGTGGTAATAACTTTGCACATCAGAAATGTGCCTGGAGATTGAATACCTCTACAAAGACTAATGTTAAAGGTGAAATGAACAACATTTTGGTGTAAATTTGGTTTAATtgtgatagaaaaacaacaccaccTGTGTTTATGTTGGTCCCTGCTAAGAcattgctttcacactttcgtCATTCCCTTTGCCACTGGGTAAGGCCAAGAGAcatccttttttatttcttatgcAAAACAATGAAGATAACAGCTTCCCATTATCTATCATGTCATTTTCTTACTGGAACCTTATGACTCACTACTACCACGCTACTGCCGCTTTTTGTGACAGATCAAAACAGGAACCATTATTGACATACAAACCTTGAGACTCGCAGTTTGACTGGcaccatgttgaggttttgcaattggaaattcacagacatcacctgcagcCAGGTGACTATTaaatgataccagctgtcaatcacactggtgtctcatacagttgaaaccagaagtttacatacactatagaAAAATAGTGTTCTCACTGTCtcacatgaaatcagacaatcacttttcctgttttaggtccgttaggattaccaaaattatttctatttgctaaatgtcagaataatgagagaaggattttttttagacatttttttattattttcaagtcagaagtttacattCACTAAGATTATgatgcctttaaacaatttgggaaatctcaaatgaagatgtcatgtcttcTTTTGAatttcccatgatgttacacaaagaagcagtgtgtttcaagtgtgccttaaaatacatccacaggtgtgtctctaattaactcaaatgttgtcaataaacctatcagaagcttccaaagacatgacatcttcatttgggctttcccaaataGTTTAAAGGCATAATTATCTTAGTGGATGTAAatttctgactttgaagaaagtaataaaaaattgtctaaaaaatccttctcttattattctggcatttagcaaatagatataattttggtaatcctaacggacctaaaacaggaaaagtgattgtctgatttcatgtcagacagtgagaaaaaaagcatatgtgtctttttatagagtgtatgtaaacttctggtttaactgtatgtgctgtgctttattgtccattttctttaaaaaagataatttacATGTGCTTCAAGGAGAGCTGAAACTAGCGATTCAGATGGCTAACTCCtaatgaaaatgtttattgacgTCCTACATGAAGTGacaagtagaagctcattttattttattcattgtatataatataatatacataaatatcaCAATTAAACTGACAactctacagtattttaaacattttcagccTTTGACAAATGTAACTGGGCCATAGTTCAAAATGGGAGCGAATTAGTGTCGTTTAACTGTCACTGACGAATGTGAAGTAATAAATCATTAGCAAACATTGCGCAGACATTAACCTCTGACGTCATGGCTTTTTTTCACAgtcctctgtttctctgtcatgTTGCCCTCACTGTcaaaaaggcttttatttgCTCCACTAATCAtcactgtgtatatatagattAATCAAATGACATGAGCTTCATGTCATAGCCATGAATGCTCTTTCTCACAGTGATGAAACCACAGAGATTGGTCTCGCAGCTCtgctgtgtgcctgtgtgaCTTGTTAACCTCATAAGTGTGGTTTTACAGCCCATGCATTTATTGGAGGGCATTGTCTCATTGCACGTGGTTGAAAAGTCCCGATAAAACCACCACAGTTCTTTAGAACCAGATGACAAATGAAAGCTGAAGCTTGAACTTTTGCTTACAAAAACTGAGAGAAACCAAAGCAAAGAGTGTTTGTCTTATTGTCACAAACTAATGTTGCTTTCTGTCTACTTCATATAAACATAGACACTTACCATGGTAGCTGTAACAACTTTTAATGTGAGAATGTACAGTGCTTCATAAAACTATTAGACCACCGGTCATAAAAACAAGATCActtaataaatattttagaaatcttctACAAACTAGTTTATTAACCttcacagaaacataaaaaaatgattttaattattaccaatgctgttaatttagggcagctgtgccggtgggtggtggtctaatgcATTTGTTTAGCACAGTACAACTCTAGGTTGGTCTATGGGTTTTCTGCCCccacatggcaaaaaaaatgcagtaCATTTGTCCTCGTAGCAGTTTATATAATGCTTAGTGATAAGTTTTACataggtttttatttacataaatggCCAAACAACAGTGTATAGGGCCAATAAGATGAGGCTAAAATGGGGACATAATTGATATATGCATGAAAAAGTTTTCAGTATTTAAAAGTGCTCTTTAAAGCAAAATTTTGCAAGTTGTTACCTTTAAAACAACAGCTTCATTGTTATTtctctgtgttattttgtgagaGTGGTGCCTTCTTCATTCCCAAGTAAGATATTTTTAGAGGAgtttcacaaatgtcactctgcAGATTCTGTGGAACTTTTCCTGACAACTCCAGATTCCAGAATATGTGGATAATGTCCTTAGTGAGCAAAGCAAGAAAAGCTTCAGATAACAGACAgcgagttcatgtctgaaagcTCAAACTGACAGAAAGTGTAAGAAAAAATGAGCTGAAGCTCATGCAAAATGTGTAATATCCCTTTGACGAATATTCAGAGATGAGTGTGGATAACTCTCCTAACAGAAATGCCATTTATACTCTGTCACATTCAGTTCCTGCCACTCCAGAGATCCAAGTGTCTGAGTGCCAGGTGTGTGACAACACGGTGACTGTAGTGTGGACCTTACCAGAGCCTGACAGTAAGATAGACCACTACATACTGGAACATCGACGGACAAACCATGAGGGTCCACCACGCATCAGAGAGGACTACCCCTGGATGGTGTTGGAGGGGATACGAGAGATGGAACACACACTGACGGGTAGGAGGAAGATCTTGAGAAGAGTTTTGCTACTTGTTGTCTGAATGTTGATGAAGATGATTTCTAAAGGATAATTCCATGTTCTTTATTGTCAGGTCTGCGATTTGACACTCGTTACATGACGTTCAGAGTGAGAGCGTGTAACAAGGCTGTGGCGGGAGAGTTCTCTGAGCCAGTTACACTGGAAACCCACGGTGAGGATACTGGGCATGCACATCAGTCCGTTCACACTGGAACATGGAACATTAAGAATGGCATTTAATGGTTCAGTTGGTAGGGTGAAGATTAATTCCATCAATATTTTCAGCGTTATGTGATGTGATTGAGAGACTTCAGAATTCTGCATCTCCTCTGGGCTCTGATTTTAAGCCTTGACGTAATCTGGCCTGTGATGAAAGACCTGGACCAAACATAGCACAGTTCAGAGAGCGAGGGTTCTCCTATTAGCTCTTTTATTACAACTACTCTGCCTCCAGATCCCTTCAGTGGGAAGGTTCACAACTTCAGCACGAGCTACAACTTCTTACAGCAAAACCTTCAATAACTTAAAAGAGTCTTAAAAAGAGTCTGACAATAAACAGAATTAAACACATGTCAAAATCATGTGAGTATTTCAAGAGAGAACATCTGTCATGCGCTTATTTGCACGATCCTGCCCTCTTCTACTTGAAAAGATTGAATTAGATGTGGTGAGAAGTAAAACGTTTGCTTCCTGTTTGGTTTCTAGCTTTCACCTTCAAACTGGACGCTGCTTCAGCCCACCAGAACCTAAAGGTGGAGGACTTGAGCGTGGAGTGGGACAGCAGTGGAGGGAAGGTGCAGGAGATCCGCAAAGAGAAGAACCGAATCAACTCCCCAATGCACTCTCCGGCAAGGTTGTAAGAATgtacatttcaaactttttgAGCTTGTATTATTCAGTCATAGCCATTCATCCATCTGTGCCTTATTCACATATACTGACCATAGTGTTGATTATTATTCAGTCATAGGGAACATGATgcattctgttgttttttttcctctctctctacacTGTCTGGCAGCTGTGCACTGAACACCCTGAATACAGTTGTAGGACCAACAATATATAAATGGTTTTGGGTCAAATTCTTGGggactttttattttctattataaTCTATCTCTCTATTATTTTCAATTATaatctgtctgtttttaaatctctgtttGTAATAATAGTCATTTTACATCGCACATGCCTGTAATTAAGGAAGAAGAGCAGTAATTAGTGTCAGTAAAGCTGTGGCACGTGAAGCTGGAGGACCTGTGCTGCTCTTTCACACCCTCTTTACTTACCCCTTTGACACAGACCGACTTATTAGCCCTGCGgttgtgtcactgctgccaTTATGAATAAATCCCTATTGTTGTTTATAACAAGGTCAGCCCTCATGTCTCCTAAGAGAGGACCAACCGCTCGGCCAGGCAGAGACAGGTTTACAGCAGAGTCCTACACAGTGCTGGGTAAGAATGGACTCAACTTGAGGAGATATTCTTCTTAAATGTTGTATAATCACGGCACAGCTGTGTAATTCCATACGTTTATCGTCTTGGCTGTCGTCTCGTTGCAGCtgacaccacgattgatgctgGCCAGCAGTACTGGGAGGTGCGATTCGACAAGGAGAGCAAGGCCTTCGCTGTTGGGGTCGCCCTGCGGACCCTCGGTCGATTTGACCAGCTGGGGAAAtccagcgcctcctggtgcatCCATCTGAACAACTGGCTGCAGCAGAGCCTCACAGCCAAGCACAACAACAAGGCTCGAACACTGGACTGTCCGATCCCAAGCCGTATAGGCATCTACGTCAACTATGATGAAGGTAGGGTGAATACAAAGTGAAGTAAAACTGAGAGTAATGATTGTGCTCAGTTCTTCGTGTGAAGCATTTAAATCTGTCACTGATACTGGAGATAGTTAGAGATATTCTGCTGTAACTCAGTGTTGCGTAAAATGATGCTACTGTGTGGATTTGTCtgtattttgtcactttataaACCTAAAAAAGTTCCTCTTTAGTCTTCTGTTTACGATTCTTTAGGCAGATCTAAGCCATAGTTATTTTAACTTTGTGTGAGTGATTTGTCGTCTATGTTGGCTCCAGGTTTATTGTCTTTCTACGATGCCAAAACTAAGCAGCTGATGCACACCTTCAAAACCAAGTTCCCACAGCCTGTGATTCCAGCTTTCATGGTGAGAAATGTTCCTTCAGCAGTGTCCGTTACCTCAACAAGCTTCCTGTGGTCTTTCTGTTTGGAGAACTGAGAACTttgtgctgccccctgcaggtttgGAACGGCACTTTCTCAGTCGTGACGGGCCTGCAGGTGCCCAGCGGGGTGCAAAGCGGCCAGAGGAGGAACAGCGGCACCAGCAGCTCCAACGCCAGCCTTACATAGATCCATCCACTCTGCCTGCTGGACACTCACCAGCTGTGTCTGACCGCAGTCACTCACCGCAGAGCATCTGCTCTGCTGTGACTGCTCGCAGCCATATCATGGAAGTATGGAGTATGATGGTCAAGCCCGTTCCTCATGTATGTGTtgcatgacaacaacaaatggTAAAGGGAACGAATGAGTCATCCACACACTCAGAAGTCTTCATCTGTACCACTCTGGCTGTTGTGATTGCTTGGGGCACATTAGGTGTATTCTTACTAGTTTACCTCTCTCTTCATTTATTTAGCACTGTCGCACTGCTGCTTGAGCAAAGATTTAGCGCTGGCCGCTGCCCTTTCATCATTCCCTCCTTCCTTTCATCACCAAATCTATCAGTCGTACTGTCACGCAGCAGGCTGCAGGCGCAGGTTCGAGCCCTCAcctgtctgctctctctctctctccctgtgcctTCATTGTCATTTCCACTCTGACCAGGCCAAATCTTTAATATTATCTGTACCAACCTGCTAATTTTCCGTAACAGCAATTGGTCTCCTTTTTTCCAATTTAAGAACAATGtattgtgtcagtgtcagtataACCTATCGTAGCTTAGTGGTAATCATCGCCGACTGaatccatatacagtatattactcaAAGAATAACCTGCTCTTAGACCCTGCTGCTCAACAGAATGTAGTCCATCACTGAATCAGGACTCATTAAGGATCATATGAGATGAACTGCACCCGTTAGGGACGTCGTATTTTAATTCTTGCCAATACTTTATGGTGTTAACTGCATTTTCACGTtgtagtgaggacacacacttTTCTCTGGAGCCTTAAACCTCCTGCTGAGGTTCTGAGAAGCATCATTTCCACCGAGGGATACAGTTCAGTTGAGCACATTATGCACATATTTGTTGTTGAAGGGTAGCAACTACATGACCGATCTCTACCGTCCATTTAAAGCAGCCTTCTTGTTGGTTCACTTATCGCAGTGGTCCAGCACCTTTAACAGTGGAGGTAGATGCACTGCAGTCTGTTGATTGACAGTCAACTCTTCTGAGTTAATAAAACAGACTGAAATAGGGAAAACCTTTTCCATGTGTTGTGCATTATGACATGGAAGACAACTGTTGTACTGAGATGTTATCACGTTTATGTAGCTGACATGGCGATTGTCATTCAGCCCACAAACcctgcagtggaaacacaagccacATCAGTGTTTTCTGTTCCACAGTGGGCTGTGGTGAGCTGAACTGTTCTGTTCTACTTGGTGGAAATGCAGCTTTTGTGTTAAACGAGTCATGTGACGATGGAAGTGGCTATACTCCATACATTATATTCGCCTGACTGCACTCTAAGGCTTGTATGtttagtatgtgtgtgtcgAAAACCCAATAACACAACTTCATCTACGGAGAGATGAGAGTCGTGGGCTCTCTGTAGAATAACAACTAGCTTTCCAGTAGCTCCAGCTAACAAATGATATGAGAGTTAATCCGATGTTTAGTTTGTCAACTTGATGAGAAACTAAAGTGTGAACCCTGAACATTgttaactgacatttttgaaatTAGTTGTGCACCATGTAACCCCCGAGTAGCGTCCATGTCAGTCTCACTTTTCCATGTTGCTCCCTCTGAATGCATAACTGTAGCCTGCAATGCTTTGAAGAAGCGTCCAGCTGAGAATTACGTACATTAGCTTTATTTcacatgtcacattttattgtaCAAAGTTGAATTTTTCTTTCCACTATAATCCGCCATTGAGGTAATAAAGGAGTGAGAACAATTTGTTCACTGTCGTCAttttcaacaaagaaaaaaacatatttcattgCAACCAAGAGAGCAGAGTACATTATAAACCTGACCGACTGGTTAACACATACTTAAAGTCACTTCTTCAGAAGCGTCTGATGTAACGGAAGCAAAGTAAAAGTTTCACTACACTTGCCTCCAGGATGTAGCTCATTTCTGTGAATTTGCCTATATTAAAACACGGctcataaaaagaaaagtatttcGCAATGTTAActtgtatgtacagtacatgtgtatatatatatatatatatatatttacatcaCATGCCTATGAGGCAGAATACAGACATTATAGTTCcataagaaaatattaaattatacagtatatacaatgATACCTACAAAAGAATCAGTGAATAAGAGACACCGCTGTCAAAGATGAAGGTAAATAAACACGGTGAAGATAATGGGACATGAACAACCCTCTTTACAGGTGATTAATGCTAACGAGTGTCAGAGAAGGCTGAGTCGATAAAGTGTTAAGCCTCAGAGAAGCCTTTCTGCtgacaggaagccagtgaagagGTGGAGATCGACGTTTGAGAGGAAACCAGCTCCTCTCCGTCTCGGTGTGTTGGTCATCTTGCAGACTCAGTCTCTGAGG is a window from the Solea solea chromosome 9, fSolSol10.1, whole genome shotgun sequence genome containing:
- the fsd1 gene encoding fibronectin type III and SPRY domain-containing protein 1 isoform X2, whose translation is MSCRVSWAPAPKPWRVQRSCWSLPIRRSAPLRQTVSLSVTMAPAFRLSLKAKASDNMSHLMVDFSQEREMLQGLKFLPVPATPEIQVSECQVCDNTVTVVWTLPEPDSKIDHYILEHRRTNHEGPPRIREDYPWMVLEGIREMEHTLTGLRFDTRYMTFRVRACNKAVAGEFSEPVTLETHAFTFKLDAASAHQNLKVEDLSVEWDSSGGKVQEIRKEKNRINSPMHSPARSALMSPKRGPTARPGRDRFTAESYTVLADTTIDAGQQYWEVRFDKESKAFAVGVALRTLGRFDQLGKSSASWCIHLNNWLQQSLTAKHNNKARTLDCPIPSRIGIYVNYDEGLLSFYDAKTKQLMHTFKTKFPQPVIPAFMVWNGTFSVVTGLQVPSGVQSGQRRNSGTSSSNASLT
- the fsd1 gene encoding fibronectin type III and SPRY domain-containing protein 1 isoform X1, which translates into the protein MGDQKESLRKITHTLAMKNDEISNFICTLKQSLDNLEANSSRVQDDMQSEFTSLHTVLDEMKEKMLTRIKQERASRTYELQSQLGACSKALESSEELLEFANQTLCSSETDGFTQAAKDIKDSVTMAPAFRLSLKAKASDNMSHLMVDFSQEREMLQGLKFLPVPATPEIQVSECQVCDNTVTVVWTLPEPDSKIDHYILEHRRTNHEGPPRIREDYPWMVLEGIREMEHTLTGLRFDTRYMTFRVRACNKAVAGEFSEPVTLETHAFTFKLDAASAHQNLKVEDLSVEWDSSGGKVQEIRKEKNRINSPMHSPARSALMSPKRGPTARPGRDRFTAESYTVLADTTIDAGQQYWEVRFDKESKAFAVGVALRTLGRFDQLGKSSASWCIHLNNWLQQSLTAKHNNKARTLDCPIPSRIGIYVNYDEGLLSFYDAKTKQLMHTFKTKFPQPVIPAFMVWNGTFSVVTGLQVPSGVQSGQRRNSGTSSSNASLT